Proteins co-encoded in one Pseudoliparis swirei isolate HS2019 ecotype Mariana Trench chromosome 7, NWPU_hadal_v1, whole genome shotgun sequence genomic window:
- the LOC130196876 gene encoding uncharacterized protein LOC130196876 isoform X1, with the protein MLKQVDDDYAAMVQRGCTDPHSLLHPTTCQHISRYVKHLAKRKPTSSSLNTSPEKVLETQQLWQSLTTGSQTVSVPVITMPPATVNPPAVAPLKEESLSRDAVEKMVAEILDKQQQQHPQQKMTRNCLACAQPKSRYLADGSSVHLFFQTKTVKDFYCSTNVFKTYACEGLKDPRMSFEDFAASPFFERELEAAKQRGAEWKKVKEEEEEEEVGRAAADRSPVPLRQGPGSPHVHSCFPGVLGKYVYCPSRVFSLYKDQGMGKEMAWGDFTQSAFYEAERDRWVTERKKRPHTYIV; encoded by the coding sequence ATGCTGAAGCAGGTGGATGACGACTACGCCGCCATGGTCCAGAGGGGGTGCACTGACCCTCACAGTTTGTTACATCCGACCACATGCCAACATATCTCCAGATATGTCAAGCATCTGGCCAAAAGAAAACCCACCAGCTCCTCTCTGAACACCAGCCCAGAGAAGGTGTTGGAGACACAGCAGCTGTGGCAGAGCTTGACCACCGGCAGCCAAACGGTCAGTGTGCCGGTCATCACCATGCCTCCTGCAACCGTCAACCCTCCAGCTGTGGCTCCTCTCAAGGAGGAGTCACTGAGCCGGGATGCAGTGGAGAAGATGGTGGCTGAGATCCTggacaagcagcagcagcaacatccGCAGCAGAAGATGACGAGGAACTGTCTGGCCTGCGCTCAGCCAAAGTCCCGCTACCTTGCCGACGGTTCCTCGGTTCATTTATTCTTCCAGACCAAGACAGTTAAAGATTTCTACTGCTCCACCAATGTCTTTAAGACGTATGCATGCGAAGGCCTGAAAGACCCCCGCATGTCCTTTGAGGACTTTGCAGCGTCTCCTTTCTTTGAGCGCGAGCTGGAGGCCGCCAAGCAGAGGGGGGCCGAGTGGAAGAAggtgaaggaagaagaggaagaagaggaagtcggCAGAGCCGCTGCCGACAGGTCGCCTGTGCCGCTGAGGCAAGGCCCCGGCAGCCCTCATGTTCACAGCTGCTTCCCCGGGGTGTTGGGGAAGTACGTCTACTGCCCCTCCAgggtgttctccctgtacaaggACCAGGGCATGGGGAAGGAGATGGCCTGGGGGGACTTCACACAGTCCGCTTTCTATgaggcggagagagacagatgggtcacagagaggaagaagagaccacacacatatatagtatGA
- the LOC130196876 gene encoding uncharacterized protein LOC130196876 isoform X2: MQRVHILRGCLSDPEVGEGTLYRFGGTLQLNYTEGEGAAAPIWIPERGLSQQEGFHFHQAQWVTGNRVSCEVTAKAKYPALQVTNGDTGERFGLDYVERCCRPVPLNWDKHKTQPSIAAAVAKETEHPAAVEATDRQETSATVREAPSSLVPILSFHEGSDVKFQPPWRPSSAPAARTGLMKTGGIVQVLDYGRWTEGAIDGLLIKHH, from the exons ATGCAGCGTGTGCACATCTTGAGAGGCTGCCTGAGCGACCCTGAGGTGGGGGAGGGAACCCTGTACAGGTTTGGTGGCACCTTGCAGCTGAACTACACCGAGGGAGAGGGAGCTGCTGCACCCATCTGGATCCCTGAGAGAGGCCTCTCTCAGCAGGAGGGCTTCCACTTTCACCAAGCCCAGTGGGTCACAGGGAACCGGGTTTCCTgtgaa GTGACGGCAAAGGCAAAATATCCAGCGCTGCAGGTCACCaacggagacacaggagagagattCGGTCTGGACTATGTGGAGCGTTGCTGTCGTCCTGTTCCTCTCAACTGGGACAAGCACAAGACACAGCCAAGCATAGCCGCTGCGGTCGCCAAGGAGACGGAGCATCCTGCAGCTGTAGAGGCCACAGACCGTCAG GAGACCAGTGCCACTGTGAGGGAAGCTCCATCCAGTCTTGTGCCCATCCTGTCCTTCCACGAGGGGTCTGACGTAAAGTTCCAGCCGCCCTGGAGGCCGTCGTCTGCTCCAG CCGCTCGCACCGGACTGATGAAAACAGGAGGCATCGTCCAGGTGCTGGACTACGGCCGGTGGACAGAAGGTGCCATCGACGGGCTTCTGATAAAACACCACTGA